From the Natronococcus sp. AD-5 genome, one window contains:
- a CDS encoding RNA-guided endonuclease InsQ/TnpB family protein, producing MNYNYRYRLRPSDAIEERLAWTVDTCRQVYNHFLHRLNRTDDTSAYSEQNLLPSLKKWWNDLKSVHSKVLQKVVQRLYDNLSTLRGRKENGYRVGTLKWKAPGEYRSFTYSQSGFKLKNTSGRTRLWLSKLGDILLTFHRELPDDAEIKTVTVKQEPTGKWYAILGVETPDDPPKKPENSEKCVGIDVGILKYAHDTDGHAVESLNLSDERERLERAQRDLSRKEHGSANWEKQRKTVAQRYADLKRKRRDFLHKLSNYYATEYDLVAVEDLDAKGLVELPGNSRNRAGVAWGTFLRMLEYKCEREGTHFVGVDPKDTTKEYASCGVKTDKPLWVREHSCPSCGFEADRDANAAWNILSRGIAKRLGAGRSESTPVETALPVDTSVSAKRVVEAGSPTLKREPLGER from the coding sequence ATGAACTACAACTATAGGTATCGACTCCGACCGTCCGACGCTATCGAAGAGCGGTTAGCGTGGACTGTCGATACCTGTAGACAGGTTTACAACCACTTCCTCCACCGGCTCAACCGCACCGACGACACCTCGGCATACTCCGAACAGAACCTCCTACCGAGTCTCAAGAAGTGGTGGAACGACCTGAAAAGCGTTCACTCGAAAGTTCTTCAGAAAGTCGTTCAGCGGTTGTACGACAACCTTTCAACGCTCCGTGGACGAAAGGAGAACGGCTACCGTGTGGGGACGCTCAAGTGGAAGGCACCGGGTGAGTACCGCAGTTTCACCTACAGCCAATCCGGCTTCAAGCTCAAGAACACGAGCGGTCGGACCCGACTGTGGCTCTCGAAACTCGGAGACATCCTGCTCACCTTCCACCGCGAACTCCCCGACGATGCCGAAATCAAGACCGTCACAGTCAAGCAGGAACCGACCGGCAAGTGGTACGCTATTCTCGGTGTCGAAACTCCCGACGACCCGCCGAAAAAGCCGGAGAATTCCGAGAAGTGCGTCGGTATCGACGTAGGGATTCTCAAGTACGCTCACGATACGGATGGTCACGCCGTTGAATCTCTCAACCTATCCGACGAACGCGAGAGATTGGAACGCGCACAGCGCGACCTTTCACGGAAGGAACACGGCTCTGCGAATTGGGAGAAACAACGCAAGACAGTCGCCCAACGCTACGCCGACCTGAAGCGGAAGCGACGAGACTTCCTCCACAAGTTGTCGAACTACTACGCCACTGAGTACGACTTGGTAGCGGTTGAGGACTTGGACGCGAAGGGATTGGTCGAACTCCCCGGCAACTCACGGAATCGCGCGGGGGTGGCGTGGGGGACGTTCCTACGGATGCTCGAATACAAGTGCGAGCGTGAAGGAACGCACTTCGTCGGGGTTGACCCGAAAGACACGACGAAGGAGTACGCATCCTGCGGTGTCAAGACTGACAAGCCGCTGTGGGTTCGTGAACACTCGTGTCCCTCATGTGGGTTTGAAGCGGATAGGGACGCGAATGCGGCGTGGAATATTCTTTCTCGCGGTATCGCAAAGCGGTTAGGAGCGGGACGCTCCGAATCAACGCCTGTGGAGACTGCGCTCCCTGTGGATACGTCAGTATCTGCAAAGCGCGTCGTGGAAGCAGGAAGCCCCAC
- a CDS encoding DUF2080 family transposase-associated protein has translation MDRHEIEGHEVIDGTAKATGNGAHVLVPKDWRGADVKVVRTTEPNE, from the coding sequence ATGGATAGACACGAAATCGAGGGCCACGAAGTCATCGACGGGACGGCCAAAGCCACCGGAAACGGCGCTCACGTCCTCGTCCCGAAGGACTGGCGTGGCGCGGACGTGAAAGTCGTCCGAACCACCGAACCCAACGAGTAG